From Vigna unguiculata cultivar IT97K-499-35 chromosome 5, ASM411807v1, whole genome shotgun sequence, the proteins below share one genomic window:
- the LOC114185783 gene encoding heavy metal-associated isoprenylated plant protein 21-like isoform X1: protein MGALTYIISNFCTLPASKTKTMQTVEIKVKMDCDGCERKVRNAVATMKGVKSVEINRKQSRVTVNGCVDPNKVLNRVKGTGKKRAEFWPYVPQHVVSYPHASGVYDKRAPSGYVRNAQTFTPSVETEEKFMSLFSEDNVNACSIM, encoded by the exons ATGGGTGCACTTACCTACATCATCTCAAACTTTTGCACACTTCCAGCCTCAAAGACCAAAACAATGCAG ACAGTTGAGATCAAAGTCAAAATGGACTGTGATGGCTGTGAACGAAAAGTCAGAAATGCAGTAGCCACGATGAAAG GAGTAAAATCTGTGGAGATAAACCGAAAGCAAAGCAGGGTGACAGTGAACGGTTGTGTTGATCCAAACAAGGTGTTGAATAGGGTAAAAGGAACTGGGAAAAAAAGAGCTGAATTTTGGCCCTATGTTCCACAACATGTGGTGAGCTATCCTCATGCCTCCGGTGTCTATGACAAAAGGGCACCCTCCGGCTATGTTCGAAACGCGCAAACATTCACACCTTCTGTTGAGACAGAAGAGAAATTTATGTCCCTTTTCAGTGAAGACAACGTAAATGCATGTTCCATCATGTAA
- the LOC114185783 gene encoding heavy metal-associated isoprenylated plant protein 21-like isoform X2 codes for MDCDGCERKVRNAVATMKGVKSVEINRKQSRVTVNGCVDPNKVLNRVKGTGKKRAEFWPYVPQHVVSYPHASGVYDKRAPSGYVRNAQTFTPSVETEEKFMSLFSEDNVNACSIM; via the exons ATGGACTGTGATGGCTGTGAACGAAAAGTCAGAAATGCAGTAGCCACGATGAAAG GAGTAAAATCTGTGGAGATAAACCGAAAGCAAAGCAGGGTGACAGTGAACGGTTGTGTTGATCCAAACAAGGTGTTGAATAGGGTAAAAGGAACTGGGAAAAAAAGAGCTGAATTTTGGCCCTATGTTCCACAACATGTGGTGAGCTATCCTCATGCCTCCGGTGTCTATGACAAAAGGGCACCCTCCGGCTATGTTCGAAACGCGCAAACATTCACACCTTCTGTTGAGACAGAAGAGAAATTTATGTCCCTTTTCAGTGAAGACAACGTAAATGCATGTTCCATCATGTAA
- the LOC114185358 gene encoding uncharacterized protein LOC114185358 isoform X1, with amino-acid sequence MDCRVCMAPDSDLWARVGGGDSEIEGGFSHESEHDLALMVSDFLENGSSGAESWCSSDSDSGLSDFAQLAERIQICKLSVAQHESELLSVVHSFIRSMNETNLKVMNSGPCYASCIRFYLVNLMRLSGYDAGVCASKWPGRGKVPGGDHEYIDVVVDDHSGSIERLIVDIDFRSHFEIARAVDSYDRILHSLPAIYVGSFARLKQFLGIMEEASRSSLKQNSMPLPPWRSLAYLQAKWQSPCERYVHGGSNIDDDHCFDHKQCRGHLKRLQSCIQSGMEIERMLKPRNGDSNWRIKPERWRHAMFRPI; translated from the exons ATGGACTGCAGGGTTTGTATGGCCCCCGACTCCGATTTGTGGGCTAGAGTTGGCGGAGGCGACAGCGAGATTGAAGGTGGTTTCAGCCACGAGAGTGAACACGATTTGGCGCTTATGGTTAGTGATTTCTTAGAGAATGGAAGTAGTGGCGCTGAGTCTTGGTGTAGCAGTGACAGCGATTCAGGTCTCTCTGATTTTGCTCAACTCGCTGAGAGGATTCAG ATCTGTAAGCTATCGGTGGCCCAACATGAGAGTGAGCTGCTTTCAGTTGTACATTCCTTCATACGGTCAATGAATGAGACCAACCTTAAAGTTATGAATTCTGGTCCATGTTATGCTAGCTGTATCAGGTTTTATCTGGTGAACTTGATGAGACTTTCTGGCTATGATGCTGGAGTTTGTGCATCTAAATGGCCGGGTAGAGGCAAGGTCCCTGGAG GTGATCATGAATATATCGATGTTGTGGTTGACGATCATTCGGGAAGCATAGAACGATTGATTGTTGATATTGATTTCCGAAGCCACTTTGAAATAGCTAGAGCTGTTGATTCGTATGATAGGATACTGCATTCGCTTCCTGCTATCTATGTGGGTTCCTTTGCAAGGCTGAAGCAGTTTCTTGGAATAATGGAGGAAGCTAGTAGATCTTCTTTAAAACAGAACTCCATGCCACTTCCTCCATGGAGATCCTTAGCATACTTGCAAGCCAAGTGGCAGTCACCATGCGAAAGATACGTGCATGGAGGCAGTAACATTGACGACGACCATTGCTTTGACCACAAGCAATGCCGTGGACATCTGAAGAGACTACAATCTTGTATTCAATCAGGAATGGAAATAGAGAGAATGTTGAAGCCCAGAAACGGTGACAGTAACTGGCGGATCAAGCCTGAGAGATGGAGACACGCCATGTTCAGACCAATTTGA
- the LOC114185358 gene encoding uncharacterized protein LOC114185358 isoform X2, with the protein MAPDSDLWARVGGGDSEIEGGFSHESEHDLALMVSDFLENGSSGAESWCSSDSDSGLSDFAQLAERIQICKLSVAQHESELLSVVHSFIRSMNETNLKVMNSGPCYASCIRFYLVNLMRLSGYDAGVCASKWPGRGKVPGGDHEYIDVVVDDHSGSIERLIVDIDFRSHFEIARAVDSYDRILHSLPAIYVGSFARLKQFLGIMEEASRSSLKQNSMPLPPWRSLAYLQAKWQSPCERYVHGGSNIDDDHCFDHKQCRGHLKRLQSCIQSGMEIERMLKPRNGDSNWRIKPERWRHAMFRPI; encoded by the exons ATGGCCCCCGACTCCGATTTGTGGGCTAGAGTTGGCGGAGGCGACAGCGAGATTGAAGGTGGTTTCAGCCACGAGAGTGAACACGATTTGGCGCTTATGGTTAGTGATTTCTTAGAGAATGGAAGTAGTGGCGCTGAGTCTTGGTGTAGCAGTGACAGCGATTCAGGTCTCTCTGATTTTGCTCAACTCGCTGAGAGGATTCAG ATCTGTAAGCTATCGGTGGCCCAACATGAGAGTGAGCTGCTTTCAGTTGTACATTCCTTCATACGGTCAATGAATGAGACCAACCTTAAAGTTATGAATTCTGGTCCATGTTATGCTAGCTGTATCAGGTTTTATCTGGTGAACTTGATGAGACTTTCTGGCTATGATGCTGGAGTTTGTGCATCTAAATGGCCGGGTAGAGGCAAGGTCCCTGGAG GTGATCATGAATATATCGATGTTGTGGTTGACGATCATTCGGGAAGCATAGAACGATTGATTGTTGATATTGATTTCCGAAGCCACTTTGAAATAGCTAGAGCTGTTGATTCGTATGATAGGATACTGCATTCGCTTCCTGCTATCTATGTGGGTTCCTTTGCAAGGCTGAAGCAGTTTCTTGGAATAATGGAGGAAGCTAGTAGATCTTCTTTAAAACAGAACTCCATGCCACTTCCTCCATGGAGATCCTTAGCATACTTGCAAGCCAAGTGGCAGTCACCATGCGAAAGATACGTGCATGGAGGCAGTAACATTGACGACGACCATTGCTTTGACCACAAGCAATGCCGTGGACATCTGAAGAGACTACAATCTTGTATTCAATCAGGAATGGAAATAGAGAGAATGTTGAAGCCCAGAAACGGTGACAGTAACTGGCGGATCAAGCCTGAGAGATGGAGACACGCCATGTTCAGACCAATTTGA